The following coding sequences are from one Lipingzhangella halophila window:
- a CDS encoding DUF3499 domain-containing protein, with amino-acid sequence MSVVRRCSRTACRQPAVFTLTYVYADSTAVLGPLAAYVEPHCYDLCAMHAERLTAPRGWEVVRLPADNTAGGPGSDDLEALADAVREAARPPAAHSPVGQGIETGRKGHLRVVKSEPHHQDQSPGSSSRES; translated from the coding sequence GTGAGCGTTGTACGACGCTGCTCGCGTACTGCGTGCAGGCAGCCAGCAGTATTCACGCTCACCTATGTCTACGCCGACTCCACCGCTGTGCTCGGACCGCTCGCGGCCTATGTCGAACCACATTGCTACGACCTGTGCGCGATGCATGCCGAGCGGCTCACGGCCCCCCGCGGCTGGGAGGTCGTCCGGCTGCCCGCTGACAACACCGCCGGCGGTCCCGGAAGCGACGACCTTGAGGCGCTCGCGGATGCCGTCCGCGAGGCCGCGCGCCCACCCGCCGCGCACAGTCCGGTGGGGCAGGGCATCGAGACCGGCCGTAAGGGCCACCTGCGTGTCGTCAAGTCCGAGCCGCACCACCAGGACCAGTCGCCGGGCTCCTCCAGCCGCGAGTCCTGA
- a CDS encoding metallopeptidase family protein, with protein MTYSRTVRRVHRQRVQADRVRRRDRRGRGIRGPLTPPQLPISRSRAQIFDDLVLDAVERLERVWARELANVEFLVEDVPRVPTGITADDGIPFSRLESAGGGKARITIYRRPVEIRTREPEEMALLVYDTVVEEVANLLGLEPETIDPEA; from the coding sequence ATGACATACTCTCGAACCGTGCGACGAGTGCACCGACAAAGGGTCCAAGCCGACCGGGTACGGCGCCGCGACCGCAGGGGTCGCGGAATACGGGGTCCTTTGACCCCGCCCCAGCTCCCCATTTCGCGTAGCCGGGCGCAGATCTTCGATGACCTGGTACTCGACGCTGTCGAGCGCCTGGAGCGCGTGTGGGCGCGGGAACTGGCGAACGTGGAGTTCCTGGTCGAAGACGTCCCCCGGGTTCCGACGGGGATCACCGCCGATGACGGCATCCCGTTCTCCCGCCTTGAGTCCGCCGGCGGGGGCAAGGCCCGGATCACGATCTACCGCAGGCCGGTCGAGATCCGCACCAGGGAACCCGAGGAGATGGCGCTCCTCGTCTACGACACGGTGGTGGAGGAGGTCGCCAATCTCCTGGGCCTGGAGCCCGAGACCATCGACCCCGAGGCCTGA
- a CDS encoding DUF5719 family protein: MRLLVENRFALLGLVMVALAALFGVASALGATGAGTGGGVAEDPEVVEVESATRACPAPRGDDRASELAAFAPGNQQETGSLSVAENSGDDDRLGTAERMGQPWSEDTTDADRFSVARAEDGFATGLEVAQITLGEDDPYATEVRCVDPSVSTWFTAPGGEALQGTQLLLSNVDDDPATVSVDIYAPDGPVLAEETRGISIDPHDDEDISLTHLVEDTESIAVHVRSSKGRVGASLFAERTDLGQDWVPPTTEPAKRHVIPGVPEGGGTRRLVVATPDDEPATVSARVLTPDGEVEHESLDDLSVPPAASAMMSLEGPMEQQPGTVVVESDRPVAAGVAMERDSGEDTSYTAATAPLEGPLSTTAVVPANPEDTQSKLLFGAPKSNASVVVTAFGEEGAQGESQQVDIEAGHTLVAEVPSPEDAHALAIQVPEDSGPVYGARELTQSSDDDRATSTVPLRPAPTEVALPAVSDSLTSAVP, from the coding sequence GTGAGGCTGCTGGTCGAGAACCGGTTCGCGCTGCTTGGCCTGGTCATGGTCGCGTTGGCTGCCTTGTTCGGGGTGGCCTCCGCCCTGGGCGCCACTGGGGCGGGCACCGGCGGTGGTGTCGCCGAGGACCCCGAGGTGGTGGAGGTGGAATCGGCCACGCGGGCCTGCCCCGCGCCGCGCGGCGACGACCGAGCGAGCGAGCTCGCGGCCTTCGCTCCCGGAAACCAGCAGGAGACCGGGTCGCTGTCCGTGGCGGAGAACAGCGGTGACGATGATCGCCTGGGAACCGCCGAGCGGATGGGCCAGCCGTGGTCCGAGGACACCACCGACGCCGACCGGTTCTCGGTGGCGCGCGCCGAAGACGGATTCGCCACCGGGCTGGAGGTCGCCCAGATCACCCTCGGCGAGGACGATCCCTACGCGACCGAGGTGCGCTGCGTCGACCCGAGCGTGAGCACCTGGTTCACCGCACCCGGCGGCGAGGCCCTGCAGGGAACCCAGTTGCTGTTGTCCAACGTCGACGACGACCCGGCCACCGTCAGCGTGGACATCTACGCCCCGGACGGCCCGGTACTGGCCGAGGAGACCCGCGGTATCTCGATCGACCCCCACGATGACGAGGACATCTCGCTCACTCACCTGGTCGAGGACACCGAGTCGATCGCGGTGCACGTCCGCTCCAGCAAAGGGCGCGTTGGCGCGTCGCTGTTCGCGGAGCGTACGGATCTGGGGCAGGACTGGGTGCCGCCGACCACGGAGCCGGCCAAGCGCCATGTGATCCCCGGGGTCCCCGAAGGCGGCGGTACGCGGCGGCTCGTCGTCGCGACGCCGGATGACGAACCGGCCACCGTGAGCGCGCGGGTACTCACCCCCGACGGTGAGGTCGAGCACGAGAGCCTGGACGACCTGAGCGTCCCCCCGGCCGCGTCCGCCATGATGAGCCTCGAAGGCCCGATGGAGCAGCAGCCCGGGACTGTCGTCGTCGAGTCCGACCGGCCGGTCGCGGCGGGCGTGGCGATGGAGCGCGACAGCGGTGAGGACACCTCCTACACGGCGGCCACCGCACCGCTGGAGGGCCCCTTGAGCACCACGGCGGTCGTTCCGGCGAACCCCGAGGACACACAGAGCAAGCTGCTCTTCGGGGCCCCCAAGAGCAACGCGAGCGTGGTCGTCACCGCCTTCGGCGAGGAGGGGGCGCAGGGCGAGTCCCAGCAGGTGGACATCGAGGCCGGACACACCCTGGTTGCCGAGGTGCCCAGCCCAGAGGACGCGCATGCCCTGGCCATCCAGGTCCCCGAGGACTCCGGGCCGGTGTACGGGGCGCGCGAGCTCACCCAGAGCTCGGACGACGACCGTGCCACCTCAACGGTCCCGCTGCGGCCCGCCCCCACCGAGGTGGCACTGCCCGCGGTCAGCGACAGCCTGACGAGCGCGGTGCCCTAG
- a CDS encoding glycosyltransferase family 2 protein: MLPLDPARHIVTAVVVTHDGARWLPETLEAVRGQSRPVQRVVGADTGSRDRSGEILAEYIASDAITKLPRRTGYGDAIRAAVELPRANVEFPGAASDAVEWIWLVHDDCTPDPDALQHLLLAADDDPHAAVLGPKLRDWFDRRMLVEVGVTIDGAGRRETGLEPREFDHGQHDGNRRVLSVSSAGMLVRRDVWDALGGFDRRLPLFRDDIDFCWRAGGAGHRVLIVTDAVAYHAEAAARRRRHLSATSDHPRRIDRRHALFVLLVNLPFGGMVGALLRNSFASALRVLTYAIVKQPANAFDEAAAITSVYLTPGRLIAGRFRRRRQRRRTYSAIRPFMARGVALRQFTDAVSNIASGAPASDTAGRHQAVTTPPPAEDDDPLRDDQSLVVRVLSKPGALLVLALTVVALVAERSLLIGERLAGGALPPVIGGASDLWSIYLASWHDIGIGTGAAAPPYVGLLALLSTVTFGKPWLAVTIILVGCVPLAGLTAYLLAKRVLHYGPAQIWMAGSYALLPMATGAVAQGRVGTALVHAMLPVLGLLVLRILTLPPRRSRRAAWTMALLLSIAAAFVPLVWLLALVVGVLVAVAFGHVGRRLYISIGIVLVAPLLLLLPWSLSLFRHPSLWLLEAGLHQPGATPASAGQLLMLSPGGPGTPPIWVTAGFIGAALCALLLLRRRMLVSIGWSIALFGILVAIVIGHMAVAPPYGGPTAPTWPGVALAFAATALLLSAATAAQSFGLMVRMGGLRRMFALAVAVLALTTPVSAAAVWMWNGAQGPLEGDAGPAMPGYLRSLSDDGSGVRTLVISPERDGSVTYSVLRGREPRVGEEQVPPEGQSHEALSQAVAGLVGGASGDEADVLAQFGIGYVLLPEPDIGDNADLTMVDTMDGTPGMARLLLSPEFAMWRLDEDTGRLRVADSDGAPTVLRETDHEAGTAEVPPGSGQRTLLLAEPSDGNWRATLDGTELEPTEAGAGLQAFELPAKGGDLEIERTGLIRQAWLITQAVLLAMAVVLALPGMRTEDDVREEEEQPTPRPRNPIGARRARGSARGTRRETRGHRRRRGRRKGGSS; encoded by the coding sequence GTGCTACCTCTGGACCCTGCCCGCCACATCGTTACCGCGGTCGTCGTCACGCACGACGGCGCCCGCTGGCTCCCGGAGACCCTGGAGGCCGTACGCGGGCAGTCTCGGCCGGTGCAGCGCGTCGTGGGCGCCGATACGGGGAGCCGCGACCGGAGCGGCGAGATTCTCGCCGAGTACATCGCTTCGGACGCCATCACCAAGCTCCCGAGGCGCACCGGCTACGGCGACGCCATCCGGGCCGCCGTTGAACTCCCGCGCGCCAACGTCGAGTTTCCCGGCGCGGCGTCCGACGCCGTCGAGTGGATCTGGTTGGTCCACGACGACTGCACCCCGGATCCCGACGCGCTGCAGCACCTGTTGCTGGCCGCCGACGACGACCCGCACGCGGCCGTGCTCGGCCCCAAGCTTCGCGACTGGTTCGACCGCCGGATGCTGGTCGAAGTCGGCGTGACCATTGACGGCGCGGGGCGCCGGGAGACCGGCCTGGAACCGCGCGAGTTCGACCACGGCCAGCACGACGGCAACCGGCGCGTCCTTTCGGTGTCGAGCGCGGGAATGCTCGTGCGCCGCGATGTCTGGGACGCTCTCGGCGGCTTCGACCGGCGGCTGCCGCTGTTCCGCGACGACATCGACTTCTGCTGGCGCGCCGGCGGCGCGGGGCACCGCGTGCTCATCGTCACCGACGCCGTGGCCTACCACGCCGAGGCCGCCGCGCGGCGCCGGCGGCACCTCAGCGCGACCAGCGACCACCCGCGCCGGATCGACCGGCGGCACGCGCTCTTCGTGCTGCTGGTGAACCTGCCGTTCGGCGGGATGGTCGGTGCGCTGCTGCGCAACTCTTTCGCCTCGGCCCTGCGCGTACTCACCTACGCCATCGTGAAACAGCCCGCCAACGCCTTCGACGAGGCCGCGGCGATCACCTCCGTCTACCTGACGCCCGGCCGGCTCATCGCGGGCCGTTTCCGGCGGAGACGCCAACGGCGGCGCACCTACAGCGCGATCCGGCCGTTCATGGCGCGCGGGGTGGCGCTGCGGCAGTTCACCGACGCGGTCTCGAACATCGCCTCGGGCGCCCCCGCAAGCGACACCGCCGGCCGGCACCAGGCGGTGACCACCCCGCCGCCGGCCGAAGACGACGACCCGCTGCGCGACGACCAGAGTCTGGTGGTCCGGGTCCTCTCCAAGCCCGGCGCGCTGCTCGTGTTGGCGCTCACGGTTGTCGCGCTGGTAGCGGAGCGCTCGCTGCTCATCGGCGAACGCCTCGCCGGGGGCGCGCTGCCACCGGTGATCGGCGGGGCCAGTGACCTGTGGTCCATCTACCTGGCCAGCTGGCACGACATCGGAATCGGTACCGGCGCCGCGGCCCCGCCCTATGTCGGCCTGCTCGCCCTGCTCTCCACAGTCACGTTCGGCAAGCCGTGGCTGGCGGTGACGATCATCCTGGTCGGCTGTGTTCCGCTCGCCGGGCTCACCGCCTACCTGCTGGCGAAGCGCGTCCTGCACTACGGGCCGGCGCAGATCTGGATGGCCGGATCGTATGCGCTGCTGCCCATGGCCACGGGGGCGGTCGCCCAGGGCCGGGTGGGGACCGCGCTGGTGCACGCCATGCTCCCGGTCCTCGGGCTGCTGGTGCTGCGCATCCTGACCCTGCCACCGCGCCGGTCGCGCCGGGCCGCCTGGACCATGGCGCTGCTGCTCAGTATCGCCGCCGCTTTCGTGCCCCTGGTGTGGCTGCTCGCCCTGGTCGTCGGTGTCCTGGTGGCGGTGGCGTTCGGACACGTCGGCCGCAGGCTCTACATCAGCATCGGCATCGTGCTGGTCGCCCCGCTGCTGCTGTTGCTCCCGTGGTCGCTCTCGCTGTTCCGGCACCCCTCGTTGTGGCTCCTCGAAGCCGGACTGCACCAGCCCGGCGCGACCCCGGCGTCAGCCGGCCAGTTGCTGATGCTGTCCCCGGGTGGGCCCGGAACGCCGCCGATCTGGGTCACCGCCGGCTTCATCGGGGCCGCGTTGTGCGCCCTGCTGTTGCTCCGCCGCCGGATGCTGGTCTCGATCGGCTGGAGCATCGCGCTGTTCGGCATCCTGGTGGCCATCGTCATCGGGCACATGGCCGTCGCACCCCCGTACGGCGGGCCGACCGCTCCCACCTGGCCCGGCGTGGCGCTGGCCTTCGCCGCCACGGCGCTGTTGCTGTCCGCCGCGACGGCGGCGCAGTCCTTCGGCCTTATGGTCCGAATGGGGGGACTGCGCCGGATGTTCGCGCTCGCCGTCGCCGTCCTGGCGCTGACCACGCCGGTTTCCGCCGCCGCGGTGTGGATGTGGAACGGCGCGCAGGGTCCGCTTGAGGGCGATGCCGGACCGGCCATGCCCGGCTACCTCAGATCGCTCAGCGACGACGGGTCGGGCGTGCGCACACTCGTCATCTCGCCCGAGAGGGACGGCTCGGTGACCTACAGCGTGCTGCGCGGGCGCGAGCCGCGAGTCGGCGAGGAGCAGGTGCCGCCCGAAGGGCAGTCCCACGAGGCGCTGAGCCAGGCCGTGGCCGGGCTGGTCGGCGGCGCGAGCGGCGACGAGGCCGACGTTCTCGCCCAGTTCGGTATCGGCTACGTGCTGCTGCCCGAGCCCGACATCGGAGACAACGCCGACCTCACCATGGTCGACACAATGGACGGCACTCCCGGAATGGCACGGCTGCTGCTTTCGCCCGAGTTCGCCATGTGGCGGCTGGACGAGGACACCGGGCGGCTCCGGGTCGCCGACAGCGACGGCGCGCCGACAGTCCTGCGCGAGACGGACCACGAGGCGGGAACCGCCGAGGTGCCGCCCGGCAGTGGGCAACGGACCCTGCTGCTGGCCGAACCCTCCGACGGTAACTGGCGGGCCACGCTCGACGGCACCGAGCTCGAACCGACCGAGGCCGGGGCCGGGCTGCAGGCGTTCGAGCTTCCCGCGAAGGGCGGCGACCTGGAGATCGAGCGGACGGGCCTTATCCGGCAGGCATGGCTCATCACCCAGGCCGTGCTGCTCGCCATGGCCGTGGTGCTCGCGCTACCGGGCATGCGCACCGAGGACGACGTCCGCGAAGAGGAGGAGCAGCCGACACCGCGACCGCGGAACCCGATCGGCGCGCGCAGGGCCCGCGGTTCCGCGCGGGGAACGCGCCGGGAAACCCGCGGCCATCGGAGGCGCCGCGGGCGCCGGAAAGGTGGTTCATCGTGA
- a CDS encoding WhiB family transcriptional regulator codes for MSEVIPLAHGADEDLGWQERALCAQTDPEAFFPEKGGSTREAKKVCQSCEVRAECLEYALEHDERFGIWGGLSERERRRLKKAAGQDFDFWSDII; via the coding sequence ATGAGCGAGGTCATCCCGCTGGCGCACGGCGCAGACGAAGATCTGGGCTGGCAGGAACGTGCCTTGTGCGCGCAGACCGATCCCGAGGCGTTCTTCCCCGAGAAGGGCGGCTCGACACGTGAGGCGAAGAAGGTCTGCCAGTCATGCGAGGTACGGGCGGAGTGCCTGGAATATGCGCTGGAGCATGACGAACGCTTCGGCATCTGGGGGGGACTCTCCGAGCGTGAACGTCGCCGGCTGAAGAAAGCCGCCGGACAGGATTTCGATTTCTGGTCCGACATCATCTAG